The Rhizobium viscosum genomic sequence GTGTTCCAGTTCTGGTAGGGCCGCCGGAACGTCGGGATACGCTCTTCCGTCGCGGGCAAGGCGTCGAACGGCTTGTGCGGCTCTGCCTGGTACCAGAAGGCGACGGAGGAGATGTCGTCGGAGCGGCGGTTGGCGTGGCCGTGCTCGATCGTCACGCGGATGCGCTTCTGGAAGATGGTGGGGTCCTCGAGGTGCCAGCGATAGAGCGTCACCGGTTCCGTCCAGTTCGGGCCGCCGGCTGAGATGATGCCGTGATAGGGACCGCTGTACTCCTGTGTCGGGCACCAGGCGGTGTTGAAATAATCTTCCGTGCCGGTTCCGTGCAGCGTCGGCGGCCAGGCGTCGTTCGCTCCTTCGCTGCTTTCGCCGCGCGGCTCGATCAGCGCCGCTTTCGGGCCGATGCGCGGATCGGGTTTTCGCACCGTATCCGGCACCGAAAGCCCCGGCTCGCCATCGATGAAGATCATGTCGTCGCCTTCGCCGTACCAGTCCCAGACATCGGAGCGGCGGCGCGAATAGACGGAGAAGAGCACGCCGACATAGTGGCCGTGGCCTTCGGCCTCCAGAATCGTGTAGCTCTCCTTGCCATCGGTCGTTTCGCCGCCGAACAGGAACTGTTCGTTGGTGAGACCCGCCTCGCTTTCGCCTTTCGGGCGCGCCTGGCGGTACTGCGCATGAAAGCGGCCGAGCCCGTCTTCCAGCGCATCATGCAGTTCGAGATCGACATAGTAATAGAAGAGCAGGTCATGCTCGGCTTCATTGGTAATGGTGAAGCGCATGTGGCTCGAAAAGGGCATCGGGAAATAGCAGTTGAAGGCCTTACCGTCCTCGGGGCTCGCCTGCATCGGCAAGCTTGCATAATTGCCTGTCTGCGCATGGCCCATGCCGAAGAAATCGCCGATCGGCGCTTCGATGCTCGGGCTGTTCTCGCCATCCCAATAAGCGCGGAGAACGATCTTGCGCAGGAAGCTTTCGCTCTCGCAGGCAAGCGTCGCCCAGATATGGGTGACGATGCCGGCACCCGCATGTTCGGCGATGACGACGGTCTTGCCGGGCTCGATATGCAGCCTGTCGTCATTGCCGCCGGTGCGGTCGTAGCTGGAGAAACGGCGCGTCCTTGCCTGTCTCAGTGTCGCAAGCCCGCGCAGCGGCGAAATGCCAGCCTGGGTCATCAATATCTCCTTTTCGATGTTATTTGAGACCGCTGGTTTTCAGCGAATCCATGATCTGGCGCTGGAAGATGATGAAGAGCACGAGCGTCGGGATGGCGACGATCGTTGAGGCTGCCATCATGTAGTTCCACGAGGCGGAATACTGGCTCTTGAAATTGGCGATGCCGACCT encodes the following:
- a CDS encoding glycoside hydrolase family 172 protein encodes the protein MTQAGISPLRGLATLRQARTRRFSSYDRTGGNDDRLHIEPGKTVVIAEHAGAGIVTHIWATLACESESFLRKIVLRAYWDGENSPSIEAPIGDFFGMGHAQTGNYASLPMQASPEDGKAFNCYFPMPFSSHMRFTITNEAEHDLLFYYYVDLELHDALEDGLGRFHAQYRQARPKGESEAGLTNEQFLFGGETTDGKESYTILEAEGHGHYVGVLFSVYSRRRSDVWDWYGEGDDMIFIDGEPGLSVPDTVRKPDPRIGPKAALIEPRGESSEGANDAWPPTLHGTGTEDYFNTAWCPTQEYSGPYHGIISAGGPNWTEPVTLYRWHLEDPTIFQKRIRVTIEHGHANRRSDDISSVAFWYQAEPHKPFDALPATEERIPTFRRPYQNWNTAAAAAKKGGSA